A genomic segment from Bartonella ancashensis encodes:
- a CDS encoding 2-oxoglutarate dehydrogenase E1 component: protein MAKQDKINDLFAQTSFLYGGNANYISQLYAEYEKNPSSVDLEWRSFFESVEDNKEDVFKNATGASWRRDHWPLKESGELVSALDGDWPVLEKHFNDKLKEKATVAAVSKEKGTLSSQQDIIQATRDSVNALMMIRAFRTHGHLHAHLDPLQRAEKLEDYEELSPKTYGFGPSDYDRPIFIDNVLGLEYATIPQILEILNRVYFSTIGVEYMHISDPMQRAWIQERIEKTDRKSVFSKEDRRAIFDKLVEAEGFEQFLDKKYKGAKRFGLDGGEALIPALEKLIRCGSSLGVQEVIIGMAHRGRLNVLSQILSKSHRAIFHEFKGGSYKPDDVEGSGDVKYHLGASVDREFDGKMVHLSLLSNPSHLEIVNPVVIGKARAKQDQLAGPTRTKPIPLAERSKVIPLLIHGDAAFAGQGVLQETFGLSGLEGYCVAGSIHIIINNQIGFTTNPCLSRSSSYPSDVAKMISAPVFHVNGDDPEAVVFVVKMATEFRQTFHKPVVIDMFCYRRYGHNEGDEPSFTQPLMYKAIRNHKTVVQIYGDQLTKEGVIGPEEIEKKKKVWCDKLEVEFEAGNSYKVDKADWLGGKWTGLKAANNVDEQHTEITGVELSVLKKIGQGLVKIPSDFHVHKTVQRFLSNRARMFETGEGFDWATAEALAFGSLCLEGVPVRLSGEDVERGTFSQRHSVLYDQESEARFVPLNNLQEGQAIYEAVNSMLSEEAVLGFEYGYSLAEPHSLTLWEAQFGDFANGAQVIFDQFISSAERKWLRMSGLVCLLPHGFEGQGPEHSSARLERYLQLCAEDNMQVAYCTTPANYFHILRRQIRRPFRKPLILMTPKSLLRHKKAVSSLNDMGLGTDFNRLLLDDAEFSKDSAITLQKDSKIRRVVICTGKVYYDLCEEREKRGINDIYLLRIEQLYPFPAKALVNVLSRFLKAEIVWCQEEPKNMGAWSFVEPYLEWVLTHIHAKYSRARYAGRPASASPAVGLVSKHLEQLAAFLESALGS, encoded by the coding sequence ATGGCGAAGCAAGATAAGATAAATGATCTTTTTGCTCAAACATCGTTTTTATACGGTGGAAATGCAAATTACATAAGCCAGCTTTATGCCGAATATGAGAAAAATCCTTCTAGTGTTGATCTGGAATGGCGCTCTTTTTTTGAAAGTGTAGAGGATAACAAAGAGGATGTTTTCAAAAATGCTACGGGTGCATCTTGGCGGCGTGATCATTGGCCTTTGAAGGAAAGTGGAGAATTAGTTTCTGCTTTAGATGGTGATTGGCCTGTTCTTGAAAAGCATTTCAATGATAAATTGAAAGAAAAAGCGACGGTTGCTGCTGTATCGAAAGAGAAAGGGACACTTTCTTCCCAACAAGATATTATCCAGGCAACTCGTGATTCAGTTAACGCTTTAATGATGATCCGTGCTTTTCGTACTCACGGACATCTTCATGCACATCTTGATCCACTTCAACGGGCAGAAAAATTAGAAGATTATGAAGAACTATCCCCAAAGACTTATGGCTTTGGTCCTAGTGATTATGATCGACCTATTTTTATTGATAACGTTCTGGGACTAGAATACGCAACTATTCCTCAAATTCTTGAAATTCTTAATCGTGTTTATTTCTCAACGATCGGGGTAGAATATATGCATATTTCTGACCCTATGCAAAGAGCTTGGATCCAGGAGCGTATTGAAAAAACAGATAGAAAAAGCGTCTTTTCCAAAGAAGATAGAAGGGCTATTTTTGATAAACTTGTTGAAGCAGAAGGTTTTGAACAGTTTCTGGATAAGAAATATAAGGGGGCAAAGCGTTTTGGCCTTGATGGTGGTGAGGCGCTCATTCCTGCTCTCGAAAAACTTATCAGATGTGGCAGCTCTCTTGGTGTGCAAGAAGTTATTATTGGAATGGCTCATCGTGGTCGTCTAAATGTTCTTTCGCAGATTCTGTCGAAATCACATAGAGCTATTTTTCATGAATTTAAAGGTGGCTCTTATAAACCTGATGACGTTGAAGGTTCCGGTGATGTAAAATATCATTTAGGGGCGTCTGTGGATCGTGAATTTGACGGTAAAATGGTCCATTTGTCACTTTTATCCAATCCTTCACATTTGGAAATTGTGAATCCGGTTGTTATTGGGAAAGCGCGTGCTAAGCAGGATCAGCTTGCAGGACCAACACGTACTAAGCCTATTCCATTGGCAGAACGTTCGAAAGTAATTCCGTTGTTAATTCATGGTGATGCGGCGTTTGCAGGACAGGGAGTTCTTCAAGAAACTTTTGGTCTTTCGGGTTTAGAAGGATATTGTGTTGCTGGTTCTATTCATATAATCATTAATAATCAGATTGGGTTCACAACGAATCCTTGTTTATCACGATCCTCGTCTTATCCATCTGATGTCGCAAAAATGATTAGTGCTCCTGTCTTTCATGTGAATGGGGATGATCCTGAAGCTGTTGTTTTTGTCGTAAAAATGGCAACAGAGTTTCGTCAGACTTTTCATAAGCCAGTCGTAATTGATATGTTTTGTTATCGCCGTTATGGGCATAATGAGGGCGATGAACCTTCATTTACGCAACCTCTCATGTATAAAGCAATCCGCAATCATAAAACGGTTGTTCAGATTTATGGTGATCAATTAACCAAGGAAGGAGTAATTGGTCCGGAAGAAATTGAGAAAAAGAAGAAAGTATGGTGCGATAAGCTGGAAGTTGAATTTGAAGCTGGAAATTCTTATAAAGTAGATAAAGCTGATTGGCTTGGTGGAAAGTGGACGGGTCTTAAAGCTGCTAATAATGTTGATGAACAGCATACCGAGATAACAGGTGTAGAATTAAGTGTTTTAAAGAAAATCGGACAGGGTTTGGTTAAAATTCCATCAGATTTTCACGTTCATAAAACAGTTCAACGTTTTTTAAGTAATCGTGCTCGAATGTTTGAAACTGGGGAAGGATTTGACTGGGCAACGGCTGAAGCATTGGCTTTTGGTTCACTTTGTTTGGAGGGTGTCCCTGTGCGTCTTTCTGGTGAAGATGTTGAGCGTGGAACCTTTTCTCAGCGTCATTCAGTTCTTTATGATCAAGAAAGTGAAGCTCGTTTTGTCCCCTTAAATAACCTGCAAGAAGGACAAGCCATTTACGAGGCTGTGAATTCTATGCTTTCCGAAGAAGCTGTTCTTGGTTTTGAATATGGTTATTCACTTGCTGAGCCCCATAGCTTAACACTTTGGGAAGCACAATTTGGTGATTTTGCTAATGGTGCTCAGGTTATTTTTGATCAATTTATTTCATCTGCAGAACGTAAATGGCTTCGCATGTCTGGTCTTGTATGTTTATTACCGCATGGTTTTGAAGGACAAGGGCCAGAGCATTCCTCAGCGCGTTTGGAGCGTTATCTTCAACTTTGTGCAGAAGATAATATGCAGGTTGCTTATTGTACGACTCCCGCGAATTATTTTCACATTTTACGTCGACAAATTAGGCGTCCTTTTAGAAAACCGTTGATTTTAATGACACCAAAATCACTTTTACGTCATAAGAAAGCTGTTTCTTCTTTAAATGATATGGGATTGGGAACAGATTTTAATCGTTTATTGCTTGATGATGCAGAATTTTCCAAAGATTCTGCGATTACATTACAAAAAGATAGTAAAATTCGCCGTGTTGTTATCTGTACGGGGAAGGTTTACTATGATCTTTGTGAAGAGCGCGAAAAAAGAGGGATTAATGATATTTATCTGCTTCGTATCGAGCAGCTTTATCCTTTCCCTGCGAAAGCTTTGGTTAATGTGCTTTCTCGCTTCTTAAAGGCAGAAATAGTTTGGTGTCAAGAAGAGCCTAAGAATATGGGGGCTTGGTCTTTTGTTGAGCCTTATTTGGAATGGGTTTTAACTCATATTCATGCAAAATATTCCCGTGCACGTTATGCAGGACGTCCTGCAAGTGCATCACCAGCAGTTGGACTTGTGTCTAAACATCTCGAACAACTTGCCGCGTTTCTTGAGAGCGCGTTGGGTTCTTAA
- the sucD gene encoding succinate--CoA ligase subunit alpha, whose translation MSILVDKNTKVLVQGLTGKTGTFHTEQALAYHGTKMVGGINPKKGGEVWEGAKGETLPIFASVMEGKEKTGANASVIYVPPAGAAEAIIEAIDAEIDLIVCITEGIPVMDMVKVKARLEKSRSRLVGPNCPGVLTPHECKIGIMPGSIFKKGSVGVVSRSGTLIYEAVFQTSYEGLGQTTAVGIGGDPVKGTEFIDVLEMFLADDETESIVMIGEIGGSAEEDAVQFLADEAKKGRKKPVVGFVAGRTAPPGRTMGHAGAVISGGKGGAEDKIAAMESAGIHVSPSPSQLGKTLVSVLKG comes from the coding sequence ATGTCAATTCTTGTCGATAAGAATACAAAAGTTCTGGTTCAAGGCCTTACAGGCAAGACAGGAACTTTTCATACAGAACAAGCTCTTGCCTACCATGGTACCAAGATGGTTGGTGGTATTAACCCAAAAAAGGGAGGAGAAGTTTGGGAAGGAGCAAAAGGTGAAACTCTTCCTATTTTTGCCAGCGTTATGGAAGGTAAGGAAAAAACAGGCGCCAACGCTTCAGTTATTTACGTTCCCCCTGCAGGAGCTGCAGAGGCTATTATAGAAGCCATAGATGCTGAAATCGACCTCATTGTTTGTATCACTGAGGGTATACCGGTTATGGATATGGTTAAAGTTAAGGCAAGATTAGAAAAGTCGAGGTCGCGTTTGGTCGGGCCTAATTGTCCAGGTGTTCTGACTCCTCATGAATGTAAGATTGGTATCATGCCAGGTTCTATTTTCAAAAAAGGATCTGTTGGTGTCGTTTCTCGCTCAGGGACCTTGATTTACGAAGCAGTTTTTCAAACAAGTTATGAAGGTTTAGGGCAAACGACAGCTGTTGGTATTGGTGGTGATCCTGTCAAAGGAACAGAGTTCATTGATGTGCTGGAGATGTTCTTGGCGGACGATGAAACTGAGTCAATCGTTATGATTGGTGAAATTGGTGGTTCTGCAGAAGAAGATGCTGTACAGTTCCTCGCGGATGAAGCCAAAAAGGGACGTAAAAAACCGGTAGTTGGATTTGTTGCTGGTCGTACAGCTCCTCCGGGACGCACGATGGGGCATGCTGGTGCTGTAATTTCTGGCGGTAAAGGCGGAGCAGAGGATAAGATAGCAGCAATGGAGTCCGCTGGTATTCATGTTTCTCCCTCTCCATCACAATTGGGTAAAACATTAGTCTCGGTTTTGAAGGGGTAA
- the sucC gene encoding ADP-forming succinate--CoA ligase subunit beta: MNIHEYQAKRLLHEYGAPVANGVAVYSVEQAERWAKKLPGPLYVVKSQIHAGGRGKGKFKELDPDAKGGVRLANSVEEVVANVKEMLGKSLVTKQTGPEGKQVNRLYIEDGADIEKELYLSLLVDRVTGRVAFVVSTEGGMDIETIAEETPEKIVTLSIDPVQGVTDKDCEKLCDALNLSGTARTDGEKLFPILYKAFCEKDMSLLEINPLIIMKNGNLRVLDAKVSFDNNALFRHSDILELRDISEEDSREIEASKHGLAYIALDGTIGCMVNGAGLAMATMDIIKLYGAEPANFLDVGGGASKEKVASAFKIITADPNVKGILVNIFGGIMRCDVIAEGVIAAVKEVGLKVPLVVRLEGTNVEQGKAIINDSGLNVISADDLDDAAQKIVAAVKGA, encoded by the coding sequence ATGAATATCCATGAATATCAGGCTAAACGTCTTCTTCATGAATATGGTGCGCCAGTTGCAAATGGTGTTGCCGTTTATTCTGTGGAGCAGGCTGAGAGGTGGGCAAAGAAATTACCTGGACCGCTTTATGTAGTAAAAAGCCAGATTCACGCAGGCGGTCGTGGTAAGGGAAAGTTTAAAGAACTTGATCCTGATGCAAAGGGAGGCGTTCGTCTTGCAAACTCAGTTGAAGAAGTTGTCGCCAATGTAAAAGAAATGCTTGGTAAATCTTTGGTCACGAAACAAACAGGTCCAGAGGGCAAGCAGGTTAATCGTCTTTATATTGAAGATGGTGCTGATATAGAAAAGGAGCTTTATCTTTCTCTTTTGGTTGATCGTGTAACGGGTCGCGTTGCTTTTGTTGTTTCAACAGAAGGGGGGATGGATATAGAAACTATTGCTGAAGAAACTCCGGAAAAAATAGTTACTCTTTCCATTGATCCAGTGCAGGGTGTAACCGATAAAGATTGTGAAAAACTTTGTGATGCCTTAAATTTGAGTGGTACTGCACGCACAGATGGTGAAAAACTTTTTCCGATCCTTTATAAAGCTTTTTGTGAAAAAGACATGAGTCTTCTTGAAATCAATCCGCTTATCATTATGAAAAATGGGAATTTGCGTGTTCTTGATGCAAAAGTTTCTTTTGATAATAATGCATTATTTAGACATTCAGATATTTTAGAATTGCGTGATATTTCAGAGGAAGATTCAAGGGAAATTGAGGCGTCAAAACACGGGCTTGCTTATATCGCCCTTGATGGCACAATTGGTTGCATGGTTAATGGCGCAGGTCTTGCTATGGCAACGATGGATATTATAAAGCTTTATGGGGCGGAGCCAGCTAATTTTCTTGATGTTGGCGGTGGTGCTTCGAAAGAAAAGGTTGCCTCAGCTTTCAAAATTATTACGGCTGATCCGAATGTCAAAGGAATCTTGGTCAACATTTTCGGTGGAATTATGCGCTGTGATGTTATTGCAGAGGGGGTAATTGCTGCCGTTAAGGAAGTTGGCTTGAAAGTACCCTTGGTTGTGCGTCTTGAAGGAACTAATGTTGAGCAGGGTAAGGCCATTATCAATGATAGTGGTTTAAATGTCATTTCTGCCGATGATTTGGATGATGCGGCTCAGAAAATTGTTGCTGCTGTAAAAGGAGCTTAA